Within the Takifugu rubripes chromosome 8, fTakRub1.2, whole genome shotgun sequence genome, the region agaggagcagtgcAGAAGGAGATAAAGACAAGGGTGAGCAGAATGTCTTCGAATTTCCAGTAATTTAATGGAAAAGTGTAAAGAAAGAGCTTTTTATCCTGAAGTGTTCGTTTCGGCCCAAAGGAACTTTTGTATACTTCTTGTCGGACTTCATTCTTTAAACCTTCTTCTGACAGAGAACAAAGAAGCCGCTGCTCCCGCCACCGGGGACGGCGAGACGAAGCCAGCATCCTCGTCCCCTTCACCTCCAGTCCACAGCACCCCTCCGCTGATGGAGCCCCGACCCATCAAGGCTGCTCTAGCCCTGGAAAACTCCCAGAAGAACAACAGCCTCCCTGTCCAAGCCAGCAGCGCACCCAGTGAAGGTATCCCTCGTTCCTGGACATGTGTGGTACAAAAGTAGGACCCTTCAAAGTCTGTTTCGTGTTGCCTGAATTCTGTTCTTCCAGTTTTCGTTTTGTGGAATTCCTCCGAACTTGCAGTCTTATTTTGCgttaaatattgaaatattgtCGTGTAGGATGAAGggatttccttcctttctgaACCTTGTGTGCAGAGTTGGCTAATCTTCCACCTTTGAGCTCAGTATGTTTATGCATTCATATAAATATCCCTCCTTTTACcttccttttttaatttaaaacctGAGATTATGAAACGGTCTTCAGAGCTTCCACATGGCTCATCTGTCCAAGTCTCCGGACGCCGAGAAACTCATCTGTTTGGATATTTTGGTCTGACACAATATGTGTTTAGCTCCAGTCATATAATATCTTGTTTACTGACTGTGCTGGCTGATTAAGCCAGTCAGGGGATCTAACAAAATAATCTTAAGAGAAAACCAAAATCGTTGGGATTTGTTTAATCtgtttttgatttgatttttttttaaagatgggGGTTCTGGAGGCTGCTCAAAGGCCCAAACGAGTCCCAGCCCAGCTACTACTTCCACTCCCTCCGCCAGTTTGCCACCTCCACCCCCTTCCTCCGtcgtccctctcctcctcccgtctGGGGGAGACACCGAGGACGACGAGGGCATGAAGCACCTGCAGCAGGTAGGAACAGCGTTGAGGCGTGGGGAGGATCAGAAATGAGTTCTTGGATAATATGTGTTATAATTGCACGTaggaggcagagaagatggTGGCGTCACTGCAGGACACCTCTTTGGAGGAGGAGTGCTTCACCCaggcgctgcagcagcaggagagcaggaacACGGCAGCTGCCCTGCCGCTGTCGCACGAGGCTGCCATGAAATGGTTTTACAAGGACCCACAGGGAGAAATCCAGGGTAAtctcacacgacggcctttatTACGTAGCTGGAGACGTTCACGTTACCCGAGCAACTAAATAATCCCCGTCTGATGGTGCCCCAGGTCCCTTCACCACAGTGGAGATGTGCGAGTGGTTCCAGGCCGGCTACTTCACCATGACCCTGCTGGTGAAGCGTGGCTGCGATGAGGGCTTCCAACCCCTGGGCGACGTCATCAAGATGTGGGGCCGCGTGCCCTTCGCCCCGGGGCCCTCTCCGCCACCCCTGCTGGTGAGGCAGCCACCACCAACGCAGCGCCCGCAGTCCACCCGGGGGCCCTCTGGGACTGTGAGTCAGAGCtcggcctgtgtgtgtgtgtgtgtgttgggggggggataAAAGCTGTATAAATAGGTCAGACAGGTTatagaaaatgttttattttaaatgttattgaTGTAACAGTTGATATTTGAAAAGTGAGGCAGATTCTATTTTAACAATGGagcagctgctaatgctaatccacTATTTATTTGTCTATTGTAGCATCTCTGCTgtagaataaatgcaaatgtctgtgtttttcttaaATCTATCTTACCAAAGACAGTGTCTGACCTGTTACAAAGCACGGGCGAAATTTGAATGCCTGCAACTCTTTGTTTCAGGGTAACCTGGACCAGGAGCGCCTGAAAAAACAGCAGGAGCTGGCAGCAGCCGCAGCTCTttatcagcagctccagcaacaGCAGATATTTCAGCTCATCAACAGGTAGAGCTACAGCACGCGCATTAATTGCAATctcatttttccatttaaacCCGGCTCTTAAATGCCCGTTTTTGCCTCTTTCCCTGCGGTAAAGGTGCAGTGAGTCGGGTATGATGCCTTCGATGAATAGGTCGATGTCAGTGCCAGATACAGGGTCCATGTGGGACATGCATACCTCAGCTTCACAGTCGTCAGGTGCGTCAGAGACCGCCACGGCGTACGTTATCAGTGTCCGAGTGTTGTGTAACGCCCCGGTGGTGTTCCCTTGCAGGCGGTGAAGCCAGTCTTTGGGATATAACAATGAATCCTTCTACTCAGGGTCCAACTATGGAACAGCTTCAAAAGGTGAGTACGGTGCTCGTGTCTATGGTAAATAAACGTAAGCATCATTTTTAGCTGCCTCAAATGCAGCGATTGGATTGTAGCATTGAGACTAGATTgattccccctccccccacctgccGTGCGCACCTCAGCTCCAGCAAGACAGGCGAGATGCTGAACTCAGGGCGAAgcgcgaggaagaggagcaacgtaagaggagggaggagaagaggaggcagcaggaagagcagaaaaggagagaggaggaagagctcttCAGACGCAAGCAGGTAGGAAAGAGCCACGTATTTCCCCCGTTTGTTTTGAAGctcaaaaaaacaaatgatgaCAATAACGCTAACGCTTTGCCGTGGCTCCCCTAGTGTCGTCAGCAGCAGGAACTGATCATAAAGTTGCTGCAGCAGGCACCCCAGCAGCAGGGTCCTGGGGCGGGGAGCTCAGGCTGGTCCGGGGCTCCCTCCTCCGGGCTCACCAAAACGGGAAAGCCGCCGGCACTGGCTCTGCTGGAAATGCAGCAGGAAGCCGAAAGgctcctgaagcagcagcagcagcagagagcccagcagcagcgggaCCGCGTGAGTTGCCCTCCTCAACCACGTCAGCGGCCACGACCACACAAACCCACACGTCACGTAGAttccccctcttttttccccctccagcaCTCGGGCTTGTCGATGGGGAGTTCCTCTCTGGGGAGCCAGTGGAGCGATGGTGTCGGCATGTGGGCCGGGCCTGGTGGCATGGATGGGAAAGGAGTCGGCGgaggctcctccagcagcatcgGCATGTGGGACGAGGCTGTGAAGAACCAGGCAAGCCTCCGTGGCAACGCCAACAACAACATGGGCTTGAAGAACAGCCGTAGCAGCCCCTCTCTGAGGTACGAATGCCAGGTCATTGCGtttggtttccttttttaaaaaaacaaaaagtaaaTATCAACCGAACCCTGTTTACTCTACAGCGAACAGTACATGATGAGGCGTAAGCGGACggacgaggaggagaagctgctgaagctgctgcagggcaTGAAGCCTCAGGACGGCTTCACCACCTGGTGTGAACAGATGCTGCATACGCTCAACACCTCTGCCaacaactcctcctcctctctggatgGTAGGCTGCTTCCAGTGAGGCGTTGACATCACGCCCAGCGATGCCTCGTTTCATACCGCTGACCTTTTCTCGTGCCCCTCCTTCGGAAAGTTGCTACAATTGTGGCCTACCTGAAGGAGGTGGAGTCTCCCTATGCAGTTCTGGACTTTATCCGGTCCTACTTAGGGGACACAGTGGAAGCCAAAGAGTTCGCCAAACAGTTTCTGGAGCGACGTGCCAAACAGAAAGCCAACcaacagagacagcagcagcaggtaggccTGAGTTTGTTGAGGTACTTGCAGCATACGTTAGGCatttaaatccaaataaaactttattatattatatatatattattattaatcatgCTTTTGCTATAAATAGATCAGGAGTGAGTTCATTGTAGTCATCATTCAGTTTGTCTTACATCTTCCTTCTCCTAGTTATCAAAGGAAGTGGCCGGATTGAACATGAACTTCCCTCTGCAGGTACATCCAGATATTTATGCAGCGATTGTGGTGATGacggattttaaaaaaagaatttccttctcctcctctctgactgTCCAGGCATTTCTCTGATCTTTTGCTTTTCTCTCAATGCTTTCATCTCCAGGACTCAATGCGAGGTATGAATCCAAGCACCCTGCAGTCCATGTTTCACGCCAACCACATGGGCAAGGCTAGTAACTACGAAAACCAGGgggggaagatgaagaagaaacagccCTTGATGCTGCACTCTGACCCCAGCATTTTAGGTATGTGCACCTCGCCAGTGTTTAATTGTTGACTTGTGGGCCTGTATAAATGTGGCCAGCTGTTTATAGCATAACCTTGTAAGGAATACAACAGCTGCACACAGTATCAGGTTACAGTTACATATAATAAATAAGAAGAGGTGCAGTTTTCTGAGAGAAGAAACTGTTTATTTACTGGAAAAATATAACGGATGGCTTTATAAATGTGATAAAGATACAATAATTTCCCACAATGATCACAACAGCTTGACCCATGAACTAGAAATCATTTGTAATGTACATACATTTCCCTGTCTGTGTTGTACTTTTAGACAGACATGCATGATAAGGGTTCCACTTTTTATAGAAAGTGCGCCATCTGGTGGCTAGATAAGAAACTGCAGGGAATACGTTTGGTATTTGTCTCACGAGCCAGTTTTTACCCTCACGTGGGAAAACTCTACGTTTGACACCTCTTAGACAGTTGGTGCATGAAATGAGATGGGACAATTCAAAAATGATGAGGTAGATAATGGTGAATAAAACAAGTCTGTGACAAGTCACATTTGTAAAGAAGGTCAAACCTGGCCTAAATTGACAGCTTTTCCTGAATTATGTCCTCTTTCACACAATAGCTCAGCCTCCAAAggctcctctcactcctctATTCATTCTCTTCTTCCTATGTGTCgttcctccaccccccccccccccccacagggtACTCATTCCACAACGTGGGCGACTGTCTGAGCCTGAACgagatggagatggtggaggatTACTGATGTGACGCAGCGCAGCAGCAATAGCTACCTGAGGCCTTCTGTCTTTTAATCAGACAAAACCTGATGACGAATGTGCACTGCTAGGGGAACCGTAGGGgggcgggtgggtgggtgagcgGGCAGGAGCGGAGCGGGACGACTGGGAGGGTGGCGCAGGGTGGAAGTACCCAATTCTCCACCTCCCACTCTTTCCTTCCCTGCGGCATGAAAAAAAGGGCTCCCTGCTGCACCAGTTTATCACTTGAGCTGGGGAGAGTGGACTGAGTTGGGGTGAGTTTAAAGGAAGATGGGTATCCTCTGGCACTCAAAAGATTAAGCACCTTACACTGAACTAATGCACTTTATTGAGACAGGATTTGAATAGTTTGCGTGTGTCTGAGTGCTTGCCCACGGAAACTGGAACGGGAGAATcggtcgggggaggggggcattgtgtgtgagtgtgtgtgtgcgtgcatgtgtgtgaggacGGTCGGGGGACCTTCAGTTGAAACCTTATCAGAGAGCAAATCCTTTCTCAAAAGACAAACACTGTTGATATTTCTCttgtttagcattttttttacatttctataaaataaaaaaaaagttaaagctattgggaaaaaaatggatttaaaaaaaaaaaaacaaacttgaagATTTGCACTTGCCTAAAAAAAGTTCatgagaaaaaaagacaaaaaaatctaAACAGGTGGGGTAGATATAGAAGTGAATATTTTTGTGAATGTGTATGAATGTGAGCGTTAGTAATATGCTAGTGcacaatgttttattttttcttacgTTGCTTACCAAGATGTATGACACAAGAggccattttttatttttttcctcctcccccccagtttataattttgtattttcatggttagtgtgtgtgtgtgtggttgtgtgtgcgtCCCTTTAAGCAGGCAT harbors:
- the gigyf1a gene encoding GRB10-interacting GYF protein 1, giving the protein MTAETLNFGPEWLRALSSGGSVTSPPPSPAMPKYKLAEYRYGREEMLALYIKDNKVPEDMQDKEFAAILQDEPMQPLALVPLTEEEQRNFSMSVNSAAVLRLMGKGVGGAAPAGVARGRGATRGGRGRGRGEGGFYQRSIEEAEGGFGRSVREIHRSQSWDDRGERRFEKPLRREVGRPGFEESAGPVVPGRKDYTRADSDNWRTLREEQDEDDGESGNSWRLSGPRRDDGPRSAGWRDHAGPGESRRRKFDFDFRDSEGHGGGRRRAGSDGLEDERDGLPEWCTDEEDGEMGTFDSTGAFMPMKKGGKETILEEELEFKGIEEEEEEIAEERSSAEGDKDKENKEAAAPATGDGETKPASSSPSPPVHSTPPLMEPRPIKAALALENSQKNNSLPVQASSAPSEDGGSGGCSKAQTSPSPATTSTPSASLPPPPPSSVVPLLLPSGGDTEDDEGMKHLQQEAEKMVASLQDTSLEEECFTQALQQQESRNTAAALPLSHEAAMKWFYKDPQGEIQGPFTTVEMCEWFQAGYFTMTLLVKRGCDEGFQPLGDVIKMWGRVPFAPGPSPPPLLVRQPPPTQRPQSTRGPSGTGNLDQERLKKQQELAAAAALYQQLQQQQIFQLINRCSESGMMPSMNRSMSVPDTGSMWDMHTSASQSSGGEASLWDITMNPSTQGPTMEQLQKLQQDRRDAELRAKREEEEQRKRREEKRRQQEEQKRREEEELFRRKQCRQQQELIIKLLQQAPQQQGPGAGSSGWSGAPSSGLTKTGKPPALALLEMQQEAERLLKQQQQQRAQQQRDRHSGLSMGSSSLGSQWSDGVGMWAGPGGMDGKGVGGGSSSSIGMWDEAVKNQASLRGNANNNMGLKNSRSSPSLSEQYMMRRKRTDEEEKLLKLLQGMKPQDGFTTWCEQMLHTLNTSANNSSSSLDVATIVAYLKEVESPYAVLDFIRSYLGDTVEAKEFAKQFLERRAKQKANQQRQQQQLSKEVAGLNMNFPLQDSMRGMNPSTLQSMFHANHMGKASNYENQGGKMKKKQPLMLHSDPSILGYSFHNVGDCLSLNEMEMVEDY